The Kiloniellales bacterium genome has a window encoding:
- a CDS encoding tetratricopeptide repeat protein — protein sequence MSASADFQDGLQSYYRMSFSRALSVWRPLAEDGDPKAQYQLGVMYYRGEGVRQSYDEAAEWYRRAAEGGDADAQFNLGLMYANGIGLDRDYVSAHVWFTLAASTYAHRQRETWAIADPHWAARNRDWAASKLSTEQLATARRRISALRSRLPG from the coding sequence ATGTCGGCGTCGGCCGATTTCCAGGATGGTTTGCAGTCCTACTACCGGATGAGCTTTTCCAGGGCGCTCTCCGTCTGGCGCCCGCTCGCCGAAGACGGCGATCCAAAAGCCCAGTACCAGCTAGGCGTCATGTACTACCGCGGCGAGGGCGTGCGCCAGAGCTATGACGAGGCCGCCGAGTGGTACCGGCGCGCCGCGGAAGGTGGCGACGCCGACGCTCAGTTCAACCTGGGACTGATGTATGCCAACGGTATCGGGCTCGACCGGGACTATGTCTCGGCCCATGTCTGGTTCACCCTGGCGGCATCGACCTACGCCCATCGCCAGCGCGAGACCTGGGCGATCGCGGATCCCCACTGGGCCGCCCGAAATCGGGACTGGGCCGCCAGCAAGCTCTCGACCGAGCAGCTCGCGACCGCCCGCCGGCGCATCAGCGCCCTGCGGTCCCGGCTCCCGGGCTGA